The Acidobacteriota bacterium genome includes a window with the following:
- a CDS encoding AAA family ATPase, which translates to MKFTIPVYVNEQKQTGKARGFLYQVQPLFFSEPVISHASLQSALDKFSFALGQKLRELARTPDRDELAQLTFHPPLEEYVWKFSFELAKKTHTCRLLIVVFEAFDRRIAFSPKLPDVWFDIERGESLFDRAKDTLAAYFRKQFKDESDSFTEPASYSLEGKVWVTSVEVFVNVPDVVKPEPVSLFAMLGAQRVTSGYRELHKVGRLLNRLYPDELDRAIRREREVTELSKLLAEEDQRPVVVVGPRMVGKTTIIQELVYRSELQRTQRPLATTEEEQFRGQVWLLSPQRLISGMAYVGQWEDRLIAILKEARRLKLVLYFDDLLGLFMAGQSSSSSLSVADVLKPYIERRDVRILGEITPESLRVLREKDRSFADLFHPLFVEPTNADETLEVLIDCKRQFELRHQCTFSLDSLPVVIDLQRRFVKEAVFPGKAAGFLRQLAVKHTGHFINRQAVLREFQASSGLSLAYLDDEVKLDRKDIFDTLRQLVIGQEVAITAVADVVSVAKARLSDPTRPLAAMLFLGPTGVGKTHCAKTIARYLFGHEDKLLRFDMNEYLTPAAVSRLIGTFDQPEGLLTSAIRRQPFAVVLLDEIEKAHPDMFNLLLQVMGDGRLTDALGRTADFSNAILVLTSNLGVREAQTTLGFHTDGSHETAAYLTAAQKFFKPEFFNRLDRIIPFERLSRPEIERIAQGLFGEILHREGLLRRKATLYVDPRAMEAIISLGYHPQLGARALKRSLERNLIQPVAARLAALPLESLTLISVLPQPEGFGVIVQAIEPVKQSSSLSLVLAVSPAKDILKQTERIVHRIEQEISVLRPTGQVSLDALDPAHERYFLVREHLQRVQRMIERGSTRLEAKKTSPHATQWTKVSRVSKRHLVQRHLSHRSAGLSQLAQEFVAASDVHLYLQEFATEGVSIGQSPTDYVADIVRETALLETLAHSLKNKETTGALALFYTLNEYPGIADWKGRLANLYRQWAADDQGLTVSTVTLPRTLGFSAVCLEMSGALAYQLLQNEAGTHLVYATSSLFIPIQLRVLPVGPTQSGLSVLLEFASNWNEALSRLASHQSDDLPESSPLKLLPIVRVYEHTGRTLDLRSELLSVEFPSSADLNTFVLSSLPLPVELEN; encoded by the coding sequence ATGAAATTCACCATCCCCGTTTACGTGAACGAACAAAAGCAGACTGGAAAAGCCAGAGGCTTTCTCTATCAAGTTCAACCACTATTTTTCAGCGAGCCAGTGATTTCACATGCCAGTCTGCAATCGGCGCTGGATAAATTTTCCTTTGCACTAGGGCAAAAACTCCGCGAACTGGCACGCACACCTGATCGGGATGAACTCGCCCAACTGACGTTTCATCCACCATTGGAAGAATACGTCTGGAAATTTTCCTTTGAACTGGCCAAGAAAACCCACACCTGCCGGCTACTCATCGTGGTCTTTGAAGCCTTTGATCGCCGGATTGCCTTTTCGCCGAAATTGCCTGACGTTTGGTTTGATATTGAACGGGGTGAATCACTTTTTGACCGCGCCAAAGACACACTTGCCGCCTACTTTCGCAAGCAATTCAAGGATGAGAGCGACAGCTTTACCGAACCGGCCAGCTATAGCCTTGAAGGAAAAGTCTGGGTGACCTCGGTCGAAGTCTTTGTCAACGTCCCAGATGTGGTGAAACCAGAGCCAGTCTCATTGTTTGCGATGCTCGGCGCCCAGCGGGTAACGAGCGGATATCGGGAACTCCACAAAGTCGGACGGCTGCTCAATCGGCTCTATCCCGACGAACTTGATCGGGCAATCAGGCGCGAACGCGAAGTAACTGAACTTTCAAAACTTCTGGCCGAAGAAGACCAGCGCCCTGTGGTGGTGGTCGGTCCACGCATGGTTGGAAAAACCACCATCATCCAGGAACTGGTGTATCGAAGCGAACTCCAACGCACGCAACGTCCGCTGGCCACAACTGAAGAAGAACAATTTCGCGGTCAGGTCTGGCTCCTGTCTCCACAGCGATTGATTTCGGGCATGGCATATGTTGGCCAATGGGAAGACCGCTTGATTGCTATTCTGAAAGAAGCCAGGCGGCTCAAACTGGTCCTCTATTTTGACGATCTGCTCGGTTTGTTTATGGCTGGTCAATCAAGCAGTTCCAGCCTGTCGGTGGCCGATGTCCTCAAGCCCTATATCGAACGCCGGGACGTGCGAATCCTGGGTGAAATCACGCCCGAATCCCTTCGAGTGTTGCGTGAAAAAGATCGGTCGTTCGCCGACCTCTTTCACCCACTGTTTGTTGAACCAACCAATGCGGACGAAACACTCGAAGTTCTGATTGATTGCAAGCGTCAGTTTGAACTCCGCCACCAGTGCACCTTTTCACTTGATTCACTGCCAGTTGTGATTGACCTCCAGCGCCGGTTTGTCAAAGAAGCCGTCTTTCCTGGCAAAGCTGCCGGTTTTTTGCGCCAACTGGCGGTCAAACATACCGGCCACTTTATCAACCGTCAGGCGGTATTGCGTGAATTCCAGGCCAGCAGCGGATTGTCGCTGGCGTACCTGGACGATGAAGTCAAACTGGACCGCAAAGACATTTTTGACACCTTGCGGCAACTCGTGATTGGTCAGGAAGTGGCGATCACGGCGGTGGCGGATGTGGTTTCAGTTGCCAAAGCCAGATTGAGCGACCCCACCCGACCACTGGCGGCCATGTTGTTCCTCGGTCCAACCGGGGTAGGGAAGACCCATTGTGCCAAAACAATTGCCCGGTATTTGTTTGGTCACGAAGACAAACTGCTGCGCTTTGACATGAACGAATATCTCACCCCAGCAGCGGTATCCCGACTGATTGGAACATTTGACCAGCCTGAAGGGCTCCTGACCAGCGCCATTCGCCGCCAGCCATTTGCGGTCGTGCTACTGGATGAAATCGAAAAAGCCCATCCGGATATGTTCAATTTGTTGCTCCAGGTCATGGGGGATGGACGATTGACCGATGCCCTCGGGCGAACCGCCGATTTTTCAAACGCCATTCTGGTTTTAACCTCGAACCTGGGCGTGAGGGAGGCCCAGACGACCCTTGGATTTCACACCGATGGCAGTCACGAAACAGCCGCCTACCTCACCGCCGCTCAGAAATTCTTCAAACCTGAATTCTTCAACCGGTTGGACCGGATTATCCCGTTTGAACGCCTCTCCCGACCCGAAATCGAGCGGATTGCCCAGGGATTATTTGGGGAAATTCTTCATCGTGAAGGACTTCTACGCCGAAAAGCCACGTTGTATGTTGATCCACGGGCGATGGAAGCCATTATTTCGCTTGGATACCATCCCCAGCTCGGCGCCCGCGCACTCAAGCGGTCACTCGAACGCAATCTCATTCAACCTGTGGCGGCTCGGCTGGCGGCACTCCCGCTTGAATCGCTGACCTTGATCAGCGTGCTGCCCCAGCCTGAAGGTTTTGGTGTCATTGTTCAGGCGATTGAACCAGTCAAACAGAGTTCATCCCTGTCACTGGTGCTGGCTGTCAGCCCAGCCAAAGACATTCTGAAACAAACAGAGCGGATAGTTCATCGGATTGAACAAGAAATCAGTGTGTTGCGCCCAACTGGCCAGGTTTCACTGGATGCACTGGATCCAGCGCACGAACGGTATTTTCTGGTTCGCGAGCACCTGCAACGGGTTCAGCGCATGATTGAACGGGGAAGTACGCGGTTAGAGGCGAAAAAGACATCACCTCACGCAACCCAATGGACAAAGGTTTCGCGGGTTTCCAAACGACACCTGGTCCAGCGCCATCTCAGCCATCGCTCGGCAGGGTTAAGTCAGCTCGCACAAGAGTTTGTTGCCGCCAGTGATGTTCACCTCTATCTCCAGGAATTTGCAACCGAAGGTGTAAGCATCGGTCAGTCTCCAACCGATTATGTCGCCGACATTGTGCGGGAAACAGCCTTGCTTGAAACCCTGGCCCACTCACTCAAAAACAAGGAGACAACCGGGGCTCTCGCTTTGTTTTACACACTCAATGAATACCCAGGCATTGCAGATTGGAAGGGAAGGCTGGCTAATCTCTACCGCCAGTGGGCTGCTGACGATCAGGGGCTGACAGTTTCGACCGTCACGTTGCCACGGACGCTTGGATTTTCAGCCGTGTGCCTCGAAATGTCTGGTGCTCTGGCCTACCAGCTTCTTCAGAATGAAGCCGGAACCCATCTGGTTTATGCTACTTCCAGTCTATTTATCCCAATCCAACTGAGAGTCCTCCCAGTTGGTCCAACCCAATCGGGACTGTCAGTATTGCTTGAGTTTGCCAGCAACTGGAATGAAGCACTCAGCCGCCTTGCCAGCCACCAGTCAGATGACCTGCCAGAATCATCACCGCTCAAGCTCCTGCCAATCGTGCGGGTCTATGAACACACTGGCCGTACACTCGATTTGCGGTCTGAATTGCTTTCAGTTGAGTTTCCCTCATCGGCAGATCTCAATACCTTTGTGCTGTCGTCGCTGCCGCTCCCAGTCGAGCTTGAGAACTGA